The Candidatus Cloacimonadota bacterium region AAAATATGTCTTTTATGGAAAATGTAATTTTAAGGGCATTTTGGAAAAAGTTCCTGCCACAATGAAATTTGTGCTGATTGTTCTTGCTTTCTTATGTTTGGTTAGTTCAATACTGTTGATTCCATCAATAAAGACCGTTACTCTTGATCCTGTCGTGAATAACGTAATTAACAAAACTCAATACATTGATAAAATATTACCTTTCCTTGGGAGTTTATAATGAAATTAGAAACTAAAAGCCGTATAACTGTTTTCTTCTTATCTTTTCTGGTCTGGATCTTAATCACTATGAAGTTTTCGCTCGAATCGCTCATTGCCGGATTGCTTTTATCTTTTGTTACCTCCATTTTTGCCGGAGAAATTTTAATCGTAACAGAAAGAAAATTTCATCTTAACAGAATTTTTTATTCAATCAAATATATCGTAAAACTTTTTTGGGAAATGTTAAAAGCAAATTTTCACGTCGCTTATATTGTCATTCATCCAAAGCTACCCGTAAAACCCGGAATTGTTAAGATCAAAACAAAAT contains the following coding sequences:
- a CDS encoding Na+/H+ antiporter subunit E encodes the protein MKLETKSRITVFFLSFLVWILITMKFSLESLIAGLLLSFVTSIFAGEILIVTERKFHLNRIFYSIKYIVKLFWEMLKANFHVAYIVIHPKLPVKPGIVKIKTKLKRDSALTMLANSITLTPGTLTIDVDKENQFLYIHWIDVLTEDTEEATKKIGGKFEKILEEIFE